The following proteins are encoded in a genomic region of Streptomyces sp. SLBN-31:
- a CDS encoding STAS domain-containing protein, with amino-acid sequence MATADDDKTMSQQLNGHAPPQSGVTQYERGGAWIVVAHGAYDLDSIDPLANALETAAAQHARVVVDASGLTFADSTFLNLLLTTHRQTDLRVAAPPPQLLRVLEITGADTLLDLRPTVEDAVD; translated from the coding sequence ATGGCAACCGCCGACGACGACAAGACGATGTCTCAGCAGCTCAACGGGCATGCTCCACCGCAGAGCGGGGTGACCCAGTACGAACGCGGCGGAGCGTGGATCGTCGTCGCCCACGGCGCCTACGACCTGGACTCGATCGACCCACTCGCAAACGCCCTGGAGACCGCAGCCGCACAACACGCCCGGGTGGTCGTCGACGCCTCCGGCCTCACCTTCGCCGACTCGACCTTCCTCAACCTGCTGCTGACCACCCACCGGCAGACCGACCTGCGCGTGGCCGCACCGCCCCCTCAACTGCTGCGCGTGCTGGAGATCACCGGCGCCGACACCCTGCTCGACCTGCGGCCCACCGTCGAAGACGCCGTCGATTGA